In Pelosinus sp. UFO1, one genomic interval encodes:
- a CDS encoding PLP-dependent aminotransferase family protein, which translates to MAISFAKRIGALQASEIREILKLTQREEMISFAGGLPAPELFPIEEMKEIARMVLEEMGREALQYSITEGYQPLRDKISQRMNRKFQTSVNAKQILITCGSQQALDFSGKLFLDKDDIVLCESPTYLAAISAFNAYEPQFVEVPTDEHGMVIEELEHILKTRKRIKLIYVIPDFQNPTGKTWSLERRFDFMEMVTKYEIPVIEDNPYGELRFEDQILPSLKSMDTKGLVIFTSTFSKTFCPGLRIGWIAADNKFIEKYVLIKQGADLCTSMRSQMEIAKYIEVYDFEAHIQKLITLYRKRRDLMVEALDKNLPHGVKFTRPQGGLFLWVELPPNIKAMDLLTECLKNNVAFVPGDSFFPNGGIENTLRLNYSNMSEEKIIEGIQRLSQAIHKCLH; encoded by the coding sequence ATGGCCATTTCTTTTGCGAAACGTATAGGGGCTTTGCAAGCCTCTGAAATACGCGAAATATTAAAGCTGACACAAAGGGAAGAAATGATATCCTTTGCAGGCGGATTGCCAGCCCCAGAATTGTTTCCTATAGAAGAAATGAAAGAGATAGCTAGAATGGTATTAGAGGAAATGGGGAGAGAAGCCCTCCAGTATTCCATAACAGAGGGATATCAACCATTGAGAGATAAAATATCCCAGAGAATGAATCGAAAATTTCAAACCAGTGTAAATGCAAAGCAGATTTTAATTACCTGCGGTTCACAACAGGCGCTTGATTTTTCGGGAAAGCTTTTCTTGGATAAAGACGATATTGTCTTATGCGAAAGTCCCACTTATCTAGCTGCTATTAGTGCTTTTAATGCCTATGAACCTCAGTTTGTTGAAGTACCTACCGACGAGCATGGAATGGTCATCGAAGAGCTTGAACACATTTTGAAAACAAGGAAACGGATAAAATTAATATATGTCATCCCAGATTTCCAAAACCCTACGGGAAAGACTTGGTCGCTGGAACGCAGGTTTGATTTTATGGAAATGGTGACAAAGTATGAAATTCCAGTTATTGAAGATAATCCCTATGGAGAATTGCGTTTTGAGGATCAGATTCTTCCTTCATTAAAATCAATGGATACGAAAGGGCTTGTAATCTTTACTAGTACTTTCTCGAAAACCTTCTGTCCTGGTTTGCGTATTGGGTGGATTGCTGCTGACAATAAATTTATCGAAAAATATGTATTAATCAAGCAGGGAGCTGATTTGTGTACATCGATGAGAAGCCAGATGGAAATAGCAAAATATATCGAAGTGTATGATTTTGAAGCTCACATACAGAAGTTAATTACTTTATATCGAAAACGTAGGGATCTAATGGTAGAAGCTTTGGATAAGAATCTACCGCATGGAGTAAAATTTACGCGTCCACAGGGAGGATTATTTCTTTGGGTTGAGCTTCCGCCCAATATAAAGGCTATGGATTTATTAACAGAATGTCTAAAAAATAATGTTGCCTTTGTACCTGGTGATTCCTTTTTCCCTAATGGTGGTATTGAAAATACGCTACGGTTAAATTATTCAAATATGTCAGAAGAAAAAATAATAGAGGGAATACAGAGGTTGTCACAAGCAATTCATAAGTGTTTACATTGA
- a CDS encoding magnesium transporter, with amino-acid sequence MNEVKMLGEFYFSQLIGQPIDDVTGNNIGRIKDIAVRWDGVYPRVIGIKYAKKIHNLIPIDLVELYEGHRVKLVGTFSPEQTIPLHDNDIYASKWLLDKQIIDLKGSKMVRVNDIILSWVVQEERQLMVLLAVDIGVRGLFRRLGLEFLFKKFKQNWLVLEYIKPLESWNSNLQLNRVKQQLTELHPADIADLIEEMDYKRRANFMDSLDVQQTIDTLAEMNLDTQVEIIEQMDAQRASDILEEMPPDEAADILAELPTEKSEGLLSLMETDDAEDVRELMQYEQGTAGALMTNEFISFSSQITAEEAINQLRELSPTAETIYYLYVMNDDEHLQGVLSLRELIVAAPHTTLEALMHTKVAVVKDEDNYQRVAEVINKYSLLAVPVVNENDVMLGIVTVDDILDILMPERGKLDTYSWFALSKMAGRGR; translated from the coding sequence ATGAATGAAGTGAAAATGTTAGGCGAATTTTATTTCAGCCAACTAATCGGTCAGCCGATTGATGATGTAACGGGCAATAATATTGGCCGGATTAAAGATATAGCAGTACGTTGGGATGGGGTTTATCCACGGGTAATTGGTATTAAATATGCAAAAAAAATACACAATCTAATCCCCATTGATCTCGTTGAACTTTACGAAGGGCATAGGGTAAAGCTTGTGGGGACGTTTTCGCCAGAACAAACAATTCCTTTACATGATAATGATATTTATGCCAGTAAATGGTTATTGGATAAACAGATTATTGATCTAAAGGGCTCAAAAATGGTAAGGGTAAATGACATTATTTTATCATGGGTGGTACAAGAAGAACGGCAACTCATGGTATTACTAGCGGTCGATATTGGAGTGCGTGGCTTATTTAGGCGTTTAGGGTTGGAATTTTTATTCAAGAAGTTTAAACAAAATTGGTTAGTTTTAGAATATATCAAACCCTTGGAAAGTTGGAATTCCAATCTGCAGTTAAATCGTGTAAAACAGCAATTGACAGAATTGCACCCTGCTGATATTGCTGATTTAATCGAAGAGATGGATTATAAACGCCGGGCAAACTTCATGGATAGTTTAGATGTACAGCAGACCATTGATACGTTAGCAGAAATGAACCTGGATACACAGGTGGAAATTATTGAACAAATGGATGCCCAACGAGCTTCTGATATTTTAGAAGAGATGCCACCAGATGAAGCAGCTGATATTCTAGCAGAGTTGCCTACGGAGAAATCTGAAGGATTACTTAGCTTAATGGAAACTGATGATGCTGAGGATGTAAGGGAACTCATGCAATATGAGCAAGGTACTGCTGGGGCCTTGATGACGAATGAATTTATCTCTTTTTCGTCACAAATTACAGCAGAAGAAGCAATCAATCAATTACGAGAATTGTCGCCAACGGCAGAAACGATTTATTATCTATATGTTATGAACGATGATGAACATCTTCAGGGGGTTCTTTCCTTGCGGGAGCTAATTGTAGCTGCACCTCATACTACATTAGAAGCTTTAATGCACACGAAAGTTGCTGTAGTAAAAGATGAAGATAATTACCAACGTGTGGCAGAGGTAATAAACAAATATAGTTTACTTGCAGTACCCGTTGTGAATGAAAATGATGTTATGCTAGGAATTGTAACGGTAGATGATATTCTTGATATTCTAATGCCAGAGCGTGGCAAACTGGACACATACTCCTGGTTTGCATTGAGTAAGATGGCAGGACGGGGGCGATAA
- a CDS encoding methyl-accepting chemotaxis protein, with the protein MHFRIASMRTRLLLMILPLMIVSLGTVAGLSYYFANQILSRSIDETVVSIGTDYSNQIQGNISERVIELEGLASNQAMKGNDTTQIVKALNDTYKRTGNFDNINALLPDGSGVRFNGTTTNVSDRDYFKAVVNTKQVYISDPLLAKVNGKLSMIIAVPVLENNRLVKIITGNVSLQRANDLIKEVKFKENGFAALIDDSGMIIAHGKRPELNGKLNISTKKLDPELQVQNTEVDDQYKKLFEEAKTGKKTSGRYIDLDGVKNIGVFTPIKLQGGQLWVMVVSAPEVEVTQEVSVLAKIMFWVVLFCILLTALLITYISKKFVRPIILMRDEALLLADGDLEQRQLVIHSNDEIGQLARAFIEMSEKLRYLIVEVQIQANTIASSSEELTASAQQAAQAGNQVALSITQIAQGTERQAASVTSMSAVAERISASIGEIANTGKMISETASGSTKNTERGQEAIEQAMAQMKQINQGSESVQRVIGELAKGSQEISEIVSLIASIAGQTNLLALNAAIEAARAGEQGRGFAVVAEEVRKLAEQSNQAAEKIADLIKKNETDMDEAIAATHNNSDAVDTGMHVVEIAGTIFKEIAGSVTQLSDQISGISDSINQIAVGSQDLVESVQVIDSESQANAGETLNVSAVSEEQLASMEEIASASQVLATIAGELQEIVVKFKV; encoded by the coding sequence ATGCACTTTAGAATTGCCAGTATGCGTACTAGATTATTGTTAATGATACTACCTTTAATGATAGTCTCATTGGGAACGGTGGCTGGGTTAAGCTATTATTTTGCTAATCAAATTTTATCAAGAAGTATTGATGAGACGGTGGTATCTATTGGTACTGATTATTCCAACCAAATTCAAGGAAACATTAGTGAACGGGTCATTGAGCTAGAGGGTTTGGCTAGTAATCAAGCAATGAAAGGTAATGATACCACACAAATTGTTAAGGCTTTAAATGATACTTATAAACGAACGGGTAATTTTGACAATATTAATGCACTCTTGCCGGATGGTTCTGGGGTAAGGTTTAATGGAACGACAACGAATGTAAGTGACCGGGATTATTTTAAGGCGGTAGTGAATACCAAGCAAGTTTACATATCAGATCCTTTACTTGCGAAAGTTAATGGAAAATTAAGCATGATTATTGCCGTTCCAGTGTTAGAAAATAATAGGCTTGTTAAAATTATAACCGGAAATGTGTCCCTACAACGAGCAAATGACCTGATTAAAGAGGTGAAATTTAAAGAAAATGGGTTTGCTGCGCTGATTGATGATTCAGGAATGATAATTGCTCATGGAAAAAGACCAGAATTAAATGGTAAGTTAAATATCTCTACAAAAAAATTGGATCCGGAGCTTCAAGTGCAGAATACGGAGGTCGATGATCAATACAAGAAACTTTTCGAAGAAGCTAAAACTGGGAAGAAAACTTCTGGGCGTTATATAGATTTAGATGGTGTTAAGAACATCGGAGTTTTTACACCAATAAAACTCCAGGGTGGACAACTATGGGTAATGGTAGTTTCTGCGCCAGAGGTGGAGGTTACACAAGAAGTATCTGTTTTAGCTAAAATTATGTTTTGGGTTGTTTTATTCTGTATACTATTGACGGCTCTCTTGATTACATATATCAGTAAAAAATTTGTTAGACCCATTATTCTCATGCGGGATGAAGCCTTGCTATTGGCAGATGGTGATCTTGAGCAGAGACAACTTGTCATTCATTCCAATGATGAAATTGGGCAACTTGCCCGAGCCTTTATAGAAATGTCGGAAAAATTACGATATCTGATTGTCGAAGTGCAAATACAAGCAAACACGATTGCTTCATCTAGCGAAGAGTTAACAGCAAGTGCACAGCAAGCTGCACAAGCGGGGAATCAAGTAGCCCTTTCTATTACTCAAATTGCCCAAGGGACAGAACGACAAGCTGCATCGGTAACGAGTATGTCGGCTGTAGCTGAGAGGATATCGGCAAGTATCGGGGAAATTGCAAATACAGGTAAAATGATTTCGGAAACTGCTAGCGGATCTACAAAGAATACAGAGCGGGGGCAGGAAGCCATCGAGCAGGCGATGGCGCAGATGAAACAAATTAATCAAGGATCAGAGTCTGTTCAAAGAGTCATTGGTGAACTTGCGAAAGGTTCACAAGAAATTAGTGAAATTGTAAGTCTAATTGCTTCTATTGCAGGGCAAACCAATCTTCTTGCACTGAATGCAGCGATTGAAGCTGCAAGAGCTGGTGAACAGGGAAGAGGTTTTGCTGTGGTTGCAGAAGAAGTGCGAAAGTTAGCAGAACAATCGAATCAAGCAGCGGAAAAAATTGCCGATTTAATTAAAAAAAATGAAACTGATATGGATGAAGCGATTGCTGCTACTCACAATAATAGTGACGCAGTAGATACGGGTATGCATGTAGTTGAGATAGCGGGAACTATTTTCAAGGAGATTGCCGGTTCAGTTACCCAGTTGTCGGATCAAATTTCTGGGATATCTGACTCTATTAATCAAATTGCAGTAGGAAGTCAAGATTTAGTTGAGTCGGTACAAGTCATTGATTCTGAAAGTCAGGCGAATGCTGGCGAGACGCTCAATGTTTCAGCTGTGAGTGAAGAACAATTGGCTTCTATGGAGGAGATTGCTTCCGCTAGCCAGGTATTAGCGACTATAGCTGGTGAATTGCAAGAAATTGTCGTTAAATTTAAAGTATAA
- a CDS encoding nitroreductase family protein, which translates to MFYDLVVSNRSYRRFYEEHSISEGRLLELVNYGRLSASGANKQPLKYIISSDKEKNQIIFPHLLWAGYLKDWSGPKEGERPSGYIIILQDKKIGTSGVDHGIAAQSILLGARSMDLGGCMIQSIKRDELQTALHIPDQYEILLVLALGKPKEVVIIEEIEEGEDIKYWRDERQEHHVPKRKMKDVVLTL; encoded by the coding sequence ATGTTTTATGATTTAGTTGTTTCCAATCGATCTTATCGTCGTTTTTATGAAGAACATAGCATATCCGAGGGCAGATTGCTTGAACTTGTGAATTATGGTAGGTTATCTGCTTCGGGAGCTAACAAACAGCCATTGAAATACATTATCTCTAGCGATAAAGAGAAAAATCAAATCATTTTCCCTCATTTATTATGGGCTGGATACCTAAAAGATTGGTCCGGACCTAAAGAAGGGGAGAGGCCTTCCGGTTACATTATTATTCTTCAAGATAAGAAGATTGGCACAAGTGGCGTAGATCATGGAATTGCAGCCCAAAGTATTTTGCTAGGTGCACGCTCGATGGATTTAGGTGGGTGTATGATCCAAAGCATTAAGCGTGATGAATTACAGACGGCGCTACATATTCCAGATCAATATGAAATCTTACTGGTTTTGGCTTTAGGTAAACCGAAAGAAGTAGTTATCATTGAAGAAATTGAAGAAGGTGAAGATATAAAATACTGGCGTGATGAAAGGCAAGAGCATCATGTGCCGAAGCGTAAGATGAAAGATGTAGTTTTAACGTTATAA
- a CDS encoding DMT family transporter → MSVLKSNLLLLLAAAIWGFAFVAQRVGMEYVGPFTFNGVRFALGSLSLVPLMFFFNKNPQDKGNKEQSLKHVMGAGLLAGAVLFMGASLQQIGLVYTTAGKAAFITCLYIVLVPLVGIFLKQYVSMSTWLGSVIAVAGLYLLCVKDSFSISYGEFLELVGALFWAVHILVIDHFSRKVDVLKLSFFQFVTCSVMSLITAFFIETISINTLSQALMPILYGGICSVGIAYTLQVVGQKNAQPSHAAIILSMETVFATIGGWMILNETLGRRELLGCIIMLVGMLLSQLQNIRQSKEKQNELDLAYSCQKSQQELQ, encoded by the coding sequence ATGAGTGTTCTTAAATCAAATTTGTTACTTTTGTTAGCTGCAGCGATATGGGGCTTTGCTTTTGTAGCCCAGAGAGTAGGAATGGAATATGTAGGTCCTTTTACTTTTAATGGTGTTAGATTTGCATTAGGAAGTCTTTCCCTAGTGCCGCTTATGTTTTTTTTCAATAAAAATCCTCAGGATAAAGGCAATAAAGAGCAAAGTTTAAAACATGTGATGGGAGCTGGTCTTCTTGCTGGTGCAGTCCTTTTTATGGGCGCGTCTTTGCAACAAATTGGCTTGGTATATACTACAGCAGGAAAAGCAGCCTTTATTACTTGTCTATATATTGTGCTTGTGCCTTTGGTAGGGATATTTTTAAAACAATATGTTAGCATGAGTACTTGGCTTGGTTCAGTTATTGCTGTTGCTGGGTTATATCTGCTCTGTGTTAAAGATAGTTTCTCTATTTCTTATGGAGAATTTCTTGAACTTGTAGGGGCTTTATTCTGGGCTGTTCATATTTTAGTAATTGATCACTTTTCGCGAAAAGTGGATGTATTAAAATTATCCTTTTTTCAATTTGTTACCTGTTCCGTGATGAGTTTAATAACTGCTTTCTTCATAGAAACTATCAGCATCAATACTCTCAGTCAAGCACTAATGCCAATACTTTATGGTGGTATTTGTTCTGTTGGTATTGCTTATACCTTGCAAGTAGTTGGTCAAAAAAATGCACAACCATCCCATGCAGCAATTATCCTCAGCATGGAAACTGTGTTTGCAACCATTGGTGGGTGGATGATTTTAAATGAAACGCTAGGAAGGCGAGAACTGCTGGGATGTATTATTATGCTAGTGGGTATGCTCCTATCGCAACTTCAAAATATTAGACAATCAAAAGAAAAGCAAAATGAACTCGACCTTGCATACTCTTGCCAAAAAAGCCAACAGGAGCTACAATAA
- the nfsA gene encoding oxygen-insensitive NADPH nitroreductase yields MHHVIELLKNHVSVRKFKDQPVDDQLLQEIIEAGQHASTSNHIQAYTIIRVKDKGKRRALAKLAGNQSYVEECPVFLVFCADLNRLGRACKMNNKKFESGYTENFILATVDTSLAAQNIMTAAESVGLGGVYIGALRNNPEDVCYLLNIPHNVYPVFGMCLGYPEVKNSIKPRLPLSLVFKEDSYTLEGDEEILKNYDASIRDYYIERTNGVRSNTWTEGMSSFLKDKQRPHMKEFLKNKGFEMI; encoded by the coding sequence ATGCATCATGTAATAGAATTGTTAAAAAACCATGTATCTGTACGGAAGTTTAAAGACCAGCCTGTCGATGACCAGTTATTACAAGAAATTATTGAAGCAGGCCAACATGCCTCTACTTCCAACCACATCCAAGCCTATACGATTATTAGAGTCAAGGATAAAGGCAAGAGACGAGCCTTAGCAAAGTTAGCAGGAAATCAATCTTATGTTGAAGAATGCCCCGTATTTTTGGTATTCTGTGCTGATTTAAACAGGCTTGGCAGAGCCTGTAAAATGAATAACAAGAAGTTTGAAAGTGGCTATACAGAAAATTTTATTCTAGCAACTGTAGACACAAGTTTGGCAGCACAGAACATTATGACAGCCGCAGAATCAGTTGGTTTAGGCGGCGTGTATATTGGTGCCTTACGAAATAATCCTGAAGATGTTTGTTATTTATTAAATATTCCCCATAATGTATATCCTGTATTTGGTATGTGTCTTGGTTATCCTGAAGTAAAAAATAGCATTAAACCGCGTTTGCCTTTATCTTTAGTCTTTAAGGAAGATAGCTATACCCTAGAAGGCGACGAAGAAATCTTAAAAAATTACGATGCTAGTATACGGGATTACTATATCGAAAGAACAAATGGTGTAAGAAGCAACACGTGGACAGAAGGAATGTCAAGTTTTTTGAAAGATAAACAAAGACCCCACATGAAAGAATTCTTAAAAAATAAGGGCTTTGAAATGATATAA
- a CDS encoding HAD family hydrolase: MKILFWDIDGTLLKTAKAGLYAFEEAVAEMFSTTFDFTTIKTAGMTDYYISHQVILLATGCEPSVHEVCKLMSLYEKILPRHLASRQGHLTPSVKDILTHLHHRQDYVSLLLTGNTEFGAKAKLSHYELDGFFNFSSSAFCGTCFYRTEISNQARTIVNDRYPTVTSDQIYVIGDTPNDIDCGKAIGAKTIAVATGMYSLEELQDHSPWWAVSTLPSPTEFEQHLQK; encoded by the coding sequence ATGAAAATTTTATTTTGGGATATTGATGGAACTTTATTGAAAACAGCCAAAGCCGGCTTATATGCGTTTGAAGAAGCAGTTGCTGAAATGTTTAGCACTACATTCGATTTTACTACAATCAAAACAGCTGGCATGACTGATTATTATATCTCCCATCAAGTAATCCTTCTTGCTACTGGTTGTGAACCCTCTGTCCATGAAGTTTGTAAGCTAATGAGTCTTTATGAAAAAATATTACCCCGCCATTTGGCAAGCAGACAAGGACACCTTACTCCATCCGTAAAAGATATTTTAACCCATTTACACCACAGACAAGACTATGTCTCTCTACTCCTTACAGGTAATACGGAATTTGGCGCTAAAGCCAAACTTAGCCATTATGAACTTGATGGCTTTTTTAACTTTTCATCCAGCGCCTTTTGTGGAACCTGCTTTTACCGCACTGAAATATCTAATCAGGCCCGCACCATCGTCAACGATCGTTATCCAACTGTAACCTCTGACCAAATCTATGTTATCGGCGATACTCCCAATGATATTGACTGCGGTAAGGCCATCGGGGCAAAAACGATTGCAGTTGCGACTGGCATGTACTCTCTAGAAGAACTGCAGGACCATTCCCCCTGGTGGGCTGTATCTACCTTGCCATCCCCCACCGAATTTGAACAGCATTTACAGAAATAG
- a CDS encoding Nramp family divalent metal transporter, with protein sequence MVMIKDMRKRLGLFMAVMGPGIVTAFADNDAGGIATYAAAGAKYGYGLLFVVLISSICLAIAQEISARTGAVTGRGLSDLIRELFGVKWTFFAMSVLLVANIGTTASEFSGIATSFEIFGVSKYIAVPTMAILVWWLVLKADYGKIEKIFLVLCATFFSYVVSGFIVNPPWGEVLIASVTPSFSPKADYLIMAIGVIGTTITPWGQFYVQASVVDKGITAEDYKYTFWDVMFGAFFTWLIAFFIIVATAATLFTNQISIETVKDAAMALKPLAGEYASMLFSFGLLGASMLAAFILPLSTAYAVCEALGFERGVSKTYKEAPAFFSLYTALIVIGAGLVLWPDLSLYQVMITSQVVNGMLLPPILIFMVLIASNKNIMGGYVNAPWYNMVSWAFTLVLILLTLLLLATTLMPELMDAVMGYFGL encoded by the coding sequence ATGGTTATGATAAAAGATATGCGCAAAAGATTAGGACTATTCATGGCAGTAATGGGACCTGGAATTGTTACAGCCTTTGCCGATAATGATGCAGGTGGTATTGCTACTTATGCTGCTGCGGGAGCAAAGTATGGGTATGGGTTATTATTTGTTGTGTTGATCAGCAGCATTTGTTTAGCGATTGCTCAAGAAATATCAGCGCGGACGGGGGCTGTTACAGGACGTGGTTTGTCCGATTTAATTCGAGAGTTGTTTGGTGTTAAGTGGACGTTTTTTGCGATGAGCGTACTGTTGGTTGCTAATATTGGTACTACGGCTTCTGAGTTTTCCGGTATTGCTACTAGTTTTGAAATTTTTGGTGTTAGTAAATATATAGCGGTGCCTACGATGGCGATACTCGTCTGGTGGTTAGTTCTTAAAGCGGATTATGGGAAGATAGAAAAGATCTTTCTTGTATTGTGTGCCACCTTCTTTAGTTATGTGGTTTCAGGCTTTATCGTAAATCCTCCGTGGGGAGAGGTTTTAATTGCTTCTGTTACTCCTTCATTTTCTCCTAAGGCGGATTATTTAATCATGGCCATTGGTGTAATTGGCACTACCATTACACCCTGGGGTCAGTTTTATGTTCAAGCATCCGTTGTCGATAAAGGAATTACTGCTGAAGACTATAAATATACTTTCTGGGATGTTATGTTTGGGGCTTTTTTTACTTGGTTGATTGCCTTCTTTATCATCGTAGCAACAGCAGCTACCTTATTTACGAATCAAATTTCTATTGAAACGGTGAAAGATGCGGCAATGGCATTGAAGCCATTAGCTGGTGAGTATGCAAGCATGCTGTTCTCCTTTGGTCTATTAGGAGCTTCTATGCTGGCAGCCTTTATTTTACCACTGAGTACCGCTTATGCTGTTTGTGAGGCTTTAGGTTTTGAACGTGGCGTTAGTAAAACCTATAAAGAAGCTCCTGCTTTTTTTAGCTTATATACCGCTTTAATTGTGATTGGTGCAGGATTAGTACTATGGCCGGATTTGTCTCTCTATCAAGTAATGATTACCTCTCAAGTAGTAAATGGTATGTTATTACCTCCGATTCTTATTTTTATGGTTCTTATTGCTAGTAATAAAAATATTATGGGCGGCTATGTGAATGCTCCTTGGTACAATATGGTTTCTTGGGCGTTTACTCTTGTATTGATTCTATTAACCTTACTTTTATTAGCTACTACGCTGATGCCTGAACTTATGGATGCGGTGATGGGATATTTCGGGTTATAA
- a CDS encoding AzlD domain-containing protein, translating to MRIEFFMNILAMAIATFATRFVSIGLLGSSGVPAWFGRFLKHVPTAMLTALIAPAIFAPRGYIELTFANHYLMAGAVAIFVAYKRQPPIATMGAGIAVMLALRIM from the coding sequence ATGCGGATTGAATTTTTTATGAATATACTTGCGATGGCGATAGCTACTTTTGCAACTCGTTTTGTTAGTATCGGACTTTTGGGAAGTTCCGGTGTACCTGCTTGGTTTGGACGCTTCTTGAAGCACGTACCGACAGCCATGCTGACAGCTTTAATTGCTCCAGCAATTTTTGCGCCACGAGGTTACATAGAGCTGACCTTTGCAAATCACTATCTGATGGCAGGGGCGGTAGCGATTTTTGTAGCTTATAAACGTCAGCCTCCTATTGCTACCATGGGAGCGGGGATAGCTGTGATGTTGGCTTTGCGCATTATGTAG
- a CDS encoding glycerophosphodiester phosphodiesterase produces the protein MNFTNISWTHFLAAGATLAVLTFAINLIDIPQVEAKANPQIFDLEAHRGGRDARPENTLVSFAYALELGVTTLEMDMQLTKDDQIVISHNPIMNANLTKGPDGNYVKAGQYDIRKMTLKEIKQFDVGTMNPNAGDYYESHGKTQLSVPGTKIPTLEEVFELANSYGNDKIYFNLETKSYADPADPNHANNADPEKFVKKFYEIVKKYHMEDRVFLQSFDWRTLKIMHNIDPTITLVALSSEQPSWGYVDGCYLKIGDKNASPWLAGLNINDYHGDYVKAAKAIGADVVSPYWEELSPQLVSEAHELGMKVVPWTVNSPKSMNMLIDMGVDGIISDKPWILRDLLIKRDISVAEPTINSNSPYHIGTNIIDVETKKLSKGGDSAE, from the coding sequence ATGAACTTCACAAACATTTCTTGGACACATTTTCTTGCAGCAGGCGCGACCCTTGCAGTACTAACATTTGCTATCAATCTAATTGACATCCCACAAGTAGAGGCTAAAGCCAATCCTCAGATATTTGATTTAGAGGCACATCGCGGTGGACGTGACGCTCGCCCAGAAAACACCCTTGTTTCTTTCGCTTATGCCTTAGAACTCGGTGTAACAACCCTAGAAATGGATATGCAACTAACTAAAGATGATCAAATCGTAATCAGTCATAATCCTATTATGAATGCAAATTTGACGAAAGGTCCAGATGGCAATTATGTAAAAGCAGGTCAGTATGATATTCGCAAAATGACGCTAAAAGAAATAAAACAATTTGATGTTGGTACGATGAATCCTAACGCTGGTGATTATTATGAAAGCCATGGCAAAACCCAATTATCTGTACCTGGAACAAAAATCCCCACCTTGGAAGAAGTTTTTGAATTAGCCAATTCTTATGGCAACGATAAAATCTATTTTAATTTAGAAACAAAATCTTATGCAGATCCTGCTGATCCAAATCATGCAAACAATGCTGATCCAGAAAAATTTGTAAAGAAATTTTATGAAATCGTAAAAAAATATCATATGGAAGATCGGGTATTCTTACAATCGTTTGATTGGCGAACATTAAAAATTATGCATAACATTGATCCTACGATTACACTGGTAGCATTAAGCTCAGAACAACCCTCTTGGGGCTACGTAGATGGATGCTATCTTAAAATTGGTGACAAAAATGCTTCTCCCTGGTTGGCAGGTCTAAATATTAATGATTACCATGGCGACTATGTAAAAGCAGCAAAAGCAATTGGTGCTGATGTCGTATCTCCCTACTGGGAAGAGCTCTCCCCACAGTTAGTTAGTGAAGCTCACGAATTAGGTATGAAGGTTGTTCCCTGGACTGTAAATAGTCCTAAATCTATGAATATGTTAATTGATATGGGCGTAGATGGTATTATTTCCGATAAGCCTTGGATTCTCCGTGATCTACTCATCAAAAGAGATATCTCTGTGGCTGAACCTACTATTAATAGCAATAGCCCTTACCATATCGGCACTAACATTATCGATGTAGAAACCAAAAAATTATCTAAAGGTGGAGATTCTGCAGAGTAA